In Castor canadensis chromosome 11, mCasCan1.hap1v2, whole genome shotgun sequence, a single genomic region encodes these proteins:
- the Rfx5 gene encoding DNA-binding protein RFX5 isoform X2, producing the protein MAEDEPDAKSPRTGARAPQGGAEAGEPTTLLQRLRGTISKAVQNKVEGILQDVQKFSDNDKLYLYLQLPSGPSTGDKSSEPSTLSNEEYMYAYRWIRNHLEEHTDTCLPKQSVYDAYRKYCESLACCRPLSTANFGKIIREIFPDIKARRLGGRGQSKYCYSGIRRKTLVSMPPLPGLDLKGSESPEMGPEVTPAPRDELVEAACALTCDWAERILKRSFSSIVEVARYLLQQHLISARSAHAHVLKALGLAEEDEHAPRERSSKSKNGVENLEGGAQKKPERLAQPPKELETRAGAGHQVRGERKKSVIESSAPAASNPQVNALVARLPLLLPRVPRALIPPIQVSSPILAPKISSSTLKVATLPLPSRAGGPQAAVPIMFLPTVPALPGPGPGPGPGSGSGPGPGRAPPGGLTQPWGTENREVGLGGDPRPRDKGAKRTAEVPVSEASGQDPPAKATKRDTEDTVSDAKRKRGRPRKKSGGSGERNSTPEKSAAAMDSAQSSRLPWETRDSGGESNLASGSERPRAMGEAEQGAVLAQGQEDGTVSKGGWVPSLRQAKETEDKIPPVPPKVSVIKGSRSQKEALLLVKGEADIAAQGNKGLKGHMLQRPLTHERKDPKATPP; encoded by the exons ATGGCAGAAGATGAGCCTGATGCTAAGAGCCCCAGGACTGGGGCAAGGGCCCCTCAAGGTGGTGCTGAGGCTGGGGAACCTACCACCCTTCTTCAAAGGCTCCGTGGCACCATTTC CAAGGCCGTGCAGAACAAAGTAGAGGGAATTCTG CAAGATGTACAGAAATTCTCAGACAATGACAAGCTGTATCTCTACCTTCAGCTCCCCTCAGGGCCCAGCACTGGAGACAAAAG CTCAGAGCCAAGTACACTCAGCAATGAGGAGTACATGTATGCCTACAGGTGGATCCGCAACCACCTGGAAGAACACACAGATACCTGTCTGCCAAAGCAGAGTGTTTATGATGCCTATCG GAAGTACTGTGAGAGTCTTGCCTGTTGTCGCCCGCTCAGCACAGCCAACTTTGGCAAAATCATCAGAGAGATCTTCCCTGACATCAAGGCCCGAAGACTTGGTGGCCGGGGCCAGTCCAA GTACTGCTACAGTGGCATACGGCGGAAGACCTTGGTATCTATGCCACCCTTGCCTGGACTTGATCTGAAGGGTTCTGAGAGT CCAGAAATGGGCCCAGAAGTAACCCCAGCACCCCGGGATGAACTGGTGGAGGCAGCCTGCGCTCTGACCTGTGACTGGGCAGAGCGAATCCTGAAACGGTCCTTCAGCTCCATTGTTGAGGTTGCCCGCTACCTACTACAGCAGCATCTCATCTCTGCCCGATCTGCCCATGCCCATGTGCTGAAGGCCTTGGGGCTTGCTG AAGAGGATGAACATGCCCCTCGGGAACGGTCATCTAAATCCAAGAATGGTGTGGAGAACCTGGAGGGTGGAGCCCAGAAGAAACCAGAGAGACTGGCCCAG cCTCCTAAGGAGCTAGAAACCCGGGCTGGAGCTGGCCATCAAGTGcgtggagagagaaagaaaagtgtaATTGAGAGCTCAGCCCCAGCAGCCAGTAACCCACAGGTTAATGCCCTAGTGGCCCGGCTGCCTCTGCTCCTTCCTCGGGTGCCTCGTGCACTTATTCCGCCAATCCAAGTGTCTTCACCCATCCTGGCTCCCAAGATTTCTTCAAGCACTCTGAAAGTAGCTACACTGCCTCTGCCAAGTAGGGCTGGGGGACCTCAAGCAGCTGTGCCCATTATGTTCTTACCAACTGTTCCTGCTTTGcctgggccagggccagggcctggGCCTGGGTCTGGGTCAGGGCCTGGGCCAGGGCGAGCTCCACCTGGGGGACTCACTCAGCCCTGGGGCACAGAGAACAGGGAGGTAGGCTTAGGTGGTGACCCACGACCCcgagacaagggtgccaagaGGACAGCTGAAGTACCTGTGAGTGAGGCCAGTGGGCAGGACCCACCAGCTAAAGCAACAAAGCGGGATACAGAGGATACAGTAAGTGATGCCAAAAGAAAACGGGGGCGCCCTCGAAAAAAGTCTGGTGGAAGTGGGGAAAGAAATTCCACCCCTGAAAAGTCAGCAGCTGCCATGGACTCTGCCCAGTCCTCAAGGTTACCATGGGAGACAAGGGATTCAGGAGGTGAAAGCAACTTAGCTAGTGGGTCAGAGAGGCCAAGGGCAATGGGAGAGGCTGAGCAGGGGGCAGTGCTTGCCCAAGGTCAGGAAGATGGTACTGTTTCCAAAGGAGGATGGGTCCCCAGTTTGCGGCAAGccaaagaaacagaagataaaaTTCCTCCTGTCCCCCCAAAAGTGAGTGTCATTAAGGGCAGTAGAAGCCAAAAGGAGGCTCTTCTGTTAGTAAAGGGAGAGGCAGACATTGCAGCACAGGGTAATAAAGGCTTAAAGGGGCATATGCTTCAAAGACCCTTAACTCATGAGCGTAAAGACCCCAAAGCAACACCCCCTTGA
- the Rfx5 gene encoding DNA-binding protein RFX5 isoform X1: MGLPSSGIISNFWRSSSPHAGMAEDEPDAKSPRTGARAPQGGAEAGEPTTLLQRLRGTISKAVQNKVEGILQDVQKFSDNDKLYLYLQLPSGPSTGDKSSEPSTLSNEEYMYAYRWIRNHLEEHTDTCLPKQSVYDAYRKYCESLACCRPLSTANFGKIIREIFPDIKARRLGGRGQSKYCYSGIRRKTLVSMPPLPGLDLKGSESPEMGPEVTPAPRDELVEAACALTCDWAERILKRSFSSIVEVARYLLQQHLISARSAHAHVLKALGLAEEDEHAPRERSSKSKNGVENLEGGAQKKPERLAQPPKELETRAGAGHQVRGERKKSVIESSAPAASNPQVNALVARLPLLLPRVPRALIPPIQVSSPILAPKISSSTLKVATLPLPSRAGGPQAAVPIMFLPTVPALPGPGPGPGPGSGSGPGPGRAPPGGLTQPWGTENREVGLGGDPRPRDKGAKRTAEVPVSEASGQDPPAKATKRDTEDTVSDAKRKRGRPRKKSGGSGERNSTPEKSAAAMDSAQSSRLPWETRDSGGESNLASGSERPRAMGEAEQGAVLAQGQEDGTVSKGGWVPSLRQAKETEDKIPPVPPKVSVIKGSRSQKEALLLVKGEADIAAQGNKGLKGHMLQRPLTHERKDPKATPP, translated from the exons ATGGGCCTGCCAAGTAGCggaataatttctaatttttggaGAAG CTCTAGTCCTCATGCTGGAATGGCAGAAGATGAGCCTGATGCTAAGAGCCCCAGGACTGGGGCAAGGGCCCCTCAAGGTGGTGCTGAGGCTGGGGAACCTACCACCCTTCTTCAAAGGCTCCGTGGCACCATTTC CAAGGCCGTGCAGAACAAAGTAGAGGGAATTCTG CAAGATGTACAGAAATTCTCAGACAATGACAAGCTGTATCTCTACCTTCAGCTCCCCTCAGGGCCCAGCACTGGAGACAAAAG CTCAGAGCCAAGTACACTCAGCAATGAGGAGTACATGTATGCCTACAGGTGGATCCGCAACCACCTGGAAGAACACACAGATACCTGTCTGCCAAAGCAGAGTGTTTATGATGCCTATCG GAAGTACTGTGAGAGTCTTGCCTGTTGTCGCCCGCTCAGCACAGCCAACTTTGGCAAAATCATCAGAGAGATCTTCCCTGACATCAAGGCCCGAAGACTTGGTGGCCGGGGCCAGTCCAA GTACTGCTACAGTGGCATACGGCGGAAGACCTTGGTATCTATGCCACCCTTGCCTGGACTTGATCTGAAGGGTTCTGAGAGT CCAGAAATGGGCCCAGAAGTAACCCCAGCACCCCGGGATGAACTGGTGGAGGCAGCCTGCGCTCTGACCTGTGACTGGGCAGAGCGAATCCTGAAACGGTCCTTCAGCTCCATTGTTGAGGTTGCCCGCTACCTACTACAGCAGCATCTCATCTCTGCCCGATCTGCCCATGCCCATGTGCTGAAGGCCTTGGGGCTTGCTG AAGAGGATGAACATGCCCCTCGGGAACGGTCATCTAAATCCAAGAATGGTGTGGAGAACCTGGAGGGTGGAGCCCAGAAGAAACCAGAGAGACTGGCCCAG cCTCCTAAGGAGCTAGAAACCCGGGCTGGAGCTGGCCATCAAGTGcgtggagagagaaagaaaagtgtaATTGAGAGCTCAGCCCCAGCAGCCAGTAACCCACAGGTTAATGCCCTAGTGGCCCGGCTGCCTCTGCTCCTTCCTCGGGTGCCTCGTGCACTTATTCCGCCAATCCAAGTGTCTTCACCCATCCTGGCTCCCAAGATTTCTTCAAGCACTCTGAAAGTAGCTACACTGCCTCTGCCAAGTAGGGCTGGGGGACCTCAAGCAGCTGTGCCCATTATGTTCTTACCAACTGTTCCTGCTTTGcctgggccagggccagggcctggGCCTGGGTCTGGGTCAGGGCCTGGGCCAGGGCGAGCTCCACCTGGGGGACTCACTCAGCCCTGGGGCACAGAGAACAGGGAGGTAGGCTTAGGTGGTGACCCACGACCCcgagacaagggtgccaagaGGACAGCTGAAGTACCTGTGAGTGAGGCCAGTGGGCAGGACCCACCAGCTAAAGCAACAAAGCGGGATACAGAGGATACAGTAAGTGATGCCAAAAGAAAACGGGGGCGCCCTCGAAAAAAGTCTGGTGGAAGTGGGGAAAGAAATTCCACCCCTGAAAAGTCAGCAGCTGCCATGGACTCTGCCCAGTCCTCAAGGTTACCATGGGAGACAAGGGATTCAGGAGGTGAAAGCAACTTAGCTAGTGGGTCAGAGAGGCCAAGGGCAATGGGAGAGGCTGAGCAGGGGGCAGTGCTTGCCCAAGGTCAGGAAGATGGTACTGTTTCCAAAGGAGGATGGGTCCCCAGTTTGCGGCAAGccaaagaaacagaagataaaaTTCCTCCTGTCCCCCCAAAAGTGAGTGTCATTAAGGGCAGTAGAAGCCAAAAGGAGGCTCTTCTGTTAGTAAAGGGAGAGGCAGACATTGCAGCACAGGGTAATAAAGGCTTAAAGGGGCATATGCTTCAAAGACCCTTAACTCATGAGCGTAAAGACCCCAAAGCAACACCCCCTTGA